The following are from one region of the Aspergillus chevalieri M1 DNA, chromosome 1, nearly complete sequence genome:
- the RSM24 gene encoding mitochondrial 37S ribosomal protein mS35 (BUSCO:EOG09264KIV;~COG:J;~EggNog:ENOG410PH1C;~InterPro:IPR039848,IPR019349;~PFAM:PF10213;~go_function: GO:0003735 - structural constituent of ribosome [Evidence IEA];~go_process: GO:0032543 - mitochondrial translation [Evidence IEA]), whose protein sequence is MASVARSLGRPAFLLARRGPLATSSRSFFLTPFRYMPEDPPVPPPPKARKPEDYAAMPEYSPDLLSKEERSMYDMMAPEEKEQFDAENRRIVEEFNDPQKRAAAFAEIENLANQVEREEPMRFNDEPERRRGFWAEDDGDEFALVEDGDEAFNDDEITSMAHAEVELHREIREYARIAAWDMPLLSHLAKPFTLPPETHILRFRYTTYMGEQHPAEPKVVVELSTKDLTPKYLTEAQRQTFLKLVGPRYNPDTDIVRMSCERFNTRAQNKRYLGDVINNLVKEAKEGDSFADVPLDLRHHKPKRQLRFPKEWIMTEQRKKQLEARRAQRERSEEKRQIVDGSAVFAEAARTLPELNPALRAQASNEREKVAVKVGARAKKLR, encoded by the exons ATGGCCTCCGTCGCAAGGTCTCTAGGCCGTCCAGCCTTCCTCCTGGCCCGGAGAGGCCCCCTTGCCACGTCCTCGCGTTCATTCTTCCTCACGCCCTTCAGATACATGCCCGAGGATCCCCCGgtccctcctcccccaaaGGCACGGAAACCCGAAGACTATGCCGCCATGCCGGAATACTCGCCAGACCTGCTGAGTAAGGAGGAGCGGTCGATGTACGACATGATGGCCCCCGAGGAGAAAGAGCAATTTGATGCAGAGAACCGTCGAATTGTGGAGGAGTTCAATGATCCGCAGAAGCGCGCGGCCGCATTCGCTGAGATTGAGAATCTGGCGAACCAGGTGGAACGGGAGGAGCCAATGCGGTTTAATGATGAACCTGAGAGGAGACGGGGGTTCTGGGCGGAGGACGATGGTGATGAATTTGCTCTCGTcgaggatggtgatgaggcGTTCAACGACGATGAAATCACCTCCATGGCTCATGCGGAAGTCGAATTGCACCGCGAGATCAGAGAATACGCACGCATTGCAGCATGGGATATGCCTCTGTTGAGCC ACCTCGCAAAGCCCTTCACCCTCCCTCCTGAAACTCACATCCTCCGCTTCCGCTACACAACCTATATGGGCGAACAACACCCCGCAGAGCCCAAGGTCGTCGTCGAACTCTCCACAAAGGACCTCACCCCCAAATACCTCACCGAAGCCCAGCGCCAAACCTTCCTCAAACTCGTTGGCCCGCGCTACAACCCCGACACTGACATCGTCCGCATGTCCTGCGAACGCTTCAACACCCGCGCCCAGAACAAGCGGTATCTAGGTGACGTGATCAACAACCTCGTCAAGGAAGCTAAGGAGGGCGATTCGTTCGCGGATGTCCCGCTTGATCTCCGGCACCATAAGCCCAAGCGGCAGCTGCGCTTCCCCAAAGAATGGATCATGACTGAACAGAGGAAGAAGCAATTGGAGGCGAGACGGGCGCAGCGGGAACGCTcggaagagaagaggcagATTGTGGACGGGAGTGCTGTTTTTGCGGAAGCAGCAAGGACACTGCCTGAGTTGAACCCGGCGTTGAGGGCGCAGGCGTCGAATGAGCGGGAGAAGGTGGCTGTGAAGGTCGGTGCTAGGGCGAAGAAGTTACGCTGA
- the alg13 gene encoding N-acetylglucosaminyldiphosphodolichol N-acetylglucosaminyltransferase catalytic subunit ALG13 (BUSCO:EOG092658CI;~COG:G;~EggNog:ENOG410PRX7;~InterPro:IPR039042,IPR007235;~PFAM:PF04101;~go_function: GO:0016758 - transferase activity, transferring hexosyl groups [Evidence IEA];~go_process: GO:0006488 - dolichol-linked oligosaccharide biosynthetic process [Evidence IEA]) — MKLCFVTVGATASFESLLQSVFNETFLSALKQHGYTHLLVQYGKDGQAICENFTKKNPEGSVARHGIDITGLDFNQAGLGAEMRLAQANAELDQEGGMIISHAGSGTILEAMRLGIPLVVVPNPSLKDNHQKELANELQKQGYVIASNVNEVSEAVSEAEALRSHMLRWPPVRGRNQRQPTLEQVMSDELGFVD, encoded by the exons ATGAAGCTGTGTTTTGTAACGGTGGGAGCCACGGCTTCCTTCGAGTCACTCCTCCAATCTGTTTTCAACGAGACATTCCTGAGCGCATTGAAGCAACACGGGTACACACATTTACTCGTTCAGTACGGCAAAGATGGCCAAGCCATCTGCGAGAATTTCACCAAGAAAAACCCGGAAGGAAGTGTGGCTCGTCATGGGATTGATATTACCGGATTAGACTTTAACCAGGCGGGACTTGGTGCAGAGATGCGTCTGGCTCAGGCGAATGCTGAACTCGATCAGGAGGGCGGGATGATCATCAGTCATGCAG GGTCAGGAACTATCCTCGAAGCAATGCGCCTGGGTATTCCACTCGTGGTCGTCCCAAATCCTTCGCTCAAGGATAACCATCAGAAAGAACTGGCGAATGAGCTACAAAAGCAAGGCTATGTGATAGCCAGCAATGTCAA TGAGGTATCCGAAGCTGTGAGCGAAGCAGAAGCCCTGCGTTCTCACATGTTGAGATGGCCGCCGGTTCGCGGACGAAACCAACGACAACCGACGCTAGAACAGGTTATGTCTGATGAGCTTGGGTTTGTGGATTGA
- a CDS encoding putative chromatin remodeling complex subunit (Chd3) (COG:B;~EggNog:ENOG410QDWM;~InterPro:IPR041684,IPR011011,IPR019786,IPR040934, IPR000330,IPR038718,IPR001650,IPR027417,IPR014001, IPR001965,IPR016197,IPR013083;~PFAM:PF18585,PF00176,PF11496,PF00271,PF15446;~go_function: GO:0005524 - ATP binding [Evidence IEA]): protein MDWNFQLDPNDDLVADLLSQFDAASAHVQAEEPAAKSSHGVQPDNSQPTGSQVQPANQLQETLQLDVTTEDEQPPGPKLAAVEIPAIVNGEEYDTLPGHSAVWYIISEEQGADGDVVYKVRMRSSELQTVNLTQLQTLQNGPEALERFESSDQDLRITISSDEDYNSTESRSVNDRQSKRATKSRRLFTEFFAGVSSDDDGGIMSSSSDDVIVSSVTTSRARRLQRGVRHKGLQNRRQSSRISDFFDSDDEPKSKGTRFSTRERRTVRSNLRERFEDDFSENEIRAKKKYIGAKEVFHTVPRRDPFRHRHLNVCDVCGISDNNDEKGPLIFCQGCTFSYHQVCLGPRGSRDHLVTKVADDHFVLQCRHCLGVAHAKDRLSPHLGHCNACNEKGSMSKPLRERLSPKQEQQLRQENGGKDPITSVDMTRFNNLDNLLFRCSGCRRAYHLDHLPPLSNDNREDVAASPFQQYSSRWHCLDCISAPDEIAAMVAWRPVQLDLVDCAASKLAEGKKEYLIKWRNKSYHHSTWMPGTWVWGVAKHAMRRAFLKSDKDINPQKSAQEAIPEDFLRVDIVFDVRYSEKPQDRSEEADLARIDKVQEAYMKFKGLPYEETVWEVPPEADSERWNDFKTAYEDWVRRDYIHTPSQDALKKHLAYVRKQNFKTTVVRDTQPESMTGGEIMEYQKDGLNWLYYMWFKQQNAILADEMGLGKTIQVIGFFATLIQYHKCWPFLVVVPNATCPNWRKEIKKWVPSIRVVTYYGSAFSRKLAHDYEMFGKEGSVLRCHVVVTSYEAMVDDHSRKTLSRIPWAGLVVDEGQRLKNDRSQLYEGLFKIKFPFKVLLTGTPLQNDTRELFNLLQFCDPSIKAEDMEAEYGVLSKDNIPQLHEMIRPFFLRRTKAQVLNFLPPIANIIVPVSMSVVQKKLYKSILAKNPQLIETIFQRKDDQTGVKQVERKNLNNILLQLRKCLCHPFLYSKAIEERTPDVTESHRHLIEAAGKLQLLQLMLPKLQQRGHRVLIFSQFLEHLDIIEDFLDGSSMLYRRLDGRMPAMEKQKRIDEYNAEGSPYFAFLLSTRSGGVGINLATADTVIIMDPDFNPHQDMQASSRAHRIGQKNKVLVFQLMTRGSAEEKIMQIGKKKMVLDHVLIDRMIAEEDDGRDLESILRHGAQALFDDDDSGDIHYDSESVDKLLDRSQAEQTKSPDANSTEDPFSFARVWANDNQNLDGQLGDGVDEGPINSSVWENILKEREQAAEEEAKRKAENFGRGKRKRTAVDYSHAAGISPAKPRRQDDDSDVEFQAGNLDAPESDSDSDPGMLSDDLKPATKRTKVAPFERVDLPDPEPPSAPAPVRENILVCYACNRTHPPGQCRLKSAGVEHCPLCGLAHYGVKRTCPHLQSEVQLSRMLEALKNSIEDREIRNLARSYVSGIKGDLARRRRSLNPNPNPTPTSGGKPALGVLNGQKRNSTHGTAAPSPVPGGPGPAPEPGVSPGIGPGPPPATNLTGDNGTNNTAMGSGPNGPSWRSTFKTWLNGQR from the exons ATGGATTGGAATTTCCAGCTCGATCCCAACGATGATCTTGTAGCGGATCTTCTTTCCCAGTTCGATGCGGCTAGTGCGCATGTTCAAGCGGAGGAACCGGCCGCAAAGAGCTCACACGGAGTCCAGCCCGACAACTCTCAGCCTACGGGCTCTCAAGTTCAGCCTGCGAACCAGCTCCAGGAAACATTACAATTGGATGTAACGACAGAAGATGAGCAGCCGCCAGGGCCGAAGTTAGCGGCAGTGGAGATCCCGGCGATAGTGAATGGGGAGGAGTATGACACCCTTCCAGGGCATTCAGCTGTTTGGTATATCATCAGTGAGGAGCAGGGTGCCGACGGAGATGTTGTATATAAAGTTCGGATGCGGAGTAGCGAGTTGCAAACA GTCAACTTGACACAGCTCCAAACCCTCCAAAATGGACCGGAAGCCCTCGAACGCTTCGAATCGTCGGACCAAGATTTGCGAATCACGATCTCGTCAGATGAAGACTACAACTCTACCGAATCTCGGTCAGTCAATGACAGACAGTCTAAACGCGCGACCAAATCCCGCCGTCTGTTCACGGAGTTCTTTGCTGGCGTTAGCAGTGACGATGACGGGGGTATAATGAGCTCATCGAGTGACGACGTGATTGTTTCTTCTGTGACAACTTCTAGAGCAAGAAGGTTGCAGAGGGGCGTCCGACACAAAGGTTTGCAAAACAGGCGGCAATCATCCAGAATATCCGATTTCTTTGACTCTGATGATGAGCCAAAGTCGAAAGGCACTAGATTCTCAACGCGCGAAAGGAGGACAGTGCGAAGCAACTTGCGCGAAAGGTTTGAAGATGATTTTTCTGAAAATGAGATTAGGGCGAAGAAGAAATACATCGGTGCCAAGGAGGTCTTTCATACAGTCCCACGCCGTGATCCGTTCAGACATCGTCATCTTAACGTTTGTGATGTTTGCGGTATTTCTGATAACAATGATGAGAAAGGCCCGCTGATCTTTTGTCAAGGCTGCACATTCTCCTACCATCAAGTTTGCCTAGGACCACGGGGGAGCAGAGACCATCTCGTTACCAAAGTTGCAGATGATCATTTTGTTCTTCAGTGCCGTCATTGTCTGGGTGTCGCCCATGCCAAAGATCGTTTATCTCCGCATCTAGGTCACTGCAACGCGTGCAATGAGAAGGGGTCAATGTCCAAGCCTCTCAGGGAGCGCTTGTCGCCTAAGCAAGAACAACAGCTCCGTCAAGAGAATGGCGGAAAAGATCCGATCACCTCTGTCGACATGACGCGCTTTAACAACCTCGATAATCTTCTGTTCCGCTGTTCTGGCTGTCGTAGGGCCTACCATCTGGACCATCTACCTCCGTTGTCTAATGATAATCGTGAGGATGTTGCCGCTTCGCCCTTCCAGCAATATTCGTCGCGCTGGCATTGTCTCGATTGTATATCGGCTCCAGATGAAATTGCTGCCATGGTCGCCTGGCGGCCAGTTCAACTCGATCTCGTCGACTGTGCAGCAAGTAAGCTGGCCGAAGGCAAGAAGGAGTATCTCATTAAATGGCGGAACAAGTCATATCATCACTCTACATGGATGCCCGGTACTTGGGTGTGGGGAGTCGCAAAACATGCTATGCGGCGAGCGTTCCTAAAGTCAGACAAAGACATAAATCCGCAAAAGTCCGCCCAAGAGGCAATCCCAGAAGACTTCTTGCGTGTCGATATCGTTTTCGATGTCCGGTACTCTGAGAAGCCACAGGATCGCAGCGAAGAAGCCGACCTTGCACGAATCGACAAGGTCCAGGAGGCATACATGAAGTTTAAGGGTCTACCATACGAGGAGACAGTATGGGAAGTACCCCCTGAGGCTGATTCTGAGAGATGGAATGACTTTAAAACTGCTTATGAGGATTGGGTACGGCGCGACTATATTCACACGCCTAGTCAGGATGCCCTTAAAAAGCACCTTGCCTATGTTCGGAAGCAAAATTTCAAGACGACGGTCGTCCGTGATACTCAACCGGAATCGATGACTGGTGGTGAGATCATGGAATATCAGAAGGATGGCCTGAATTGGTTGTACTACATGTGGTTCAAGCAGCAGAACGCCATTCTGGCTGATGAGATGGGTCTCGGGAAGACTATCCAGGTTATCGGTTTCTTTGCAACCCTCATTCAGTATCACAAATGCTGGCCTTTCCTTGTTGTCGTTCCGAACGCGACTTGTCCCAACTGGCGCAAGGAAATTAAAAAGTGGGTTCCTTCTATTCGAGTCGTCACATACTATGGGTCTGCTTTTTCTCGCAAGTTGGCCCACGACTATGAAATGTTTGGCAAAGAAGGCTCTGTTCTCCGGTGTCATGTTGTTGTAACATCATATGAAGCAATGGTGGACGACCATTCTCGGAAGACACTGTCGAGAATCCCTTGGGCAGGGCTTGTTGTTGACGAAGGACAGCGCTTGAAGAACGACAGGAGTCAGCTCTACGAAGGTCTTTTCAAGATCAAGTTCCCATTCAAGGTTCTCCTTACGGGCACACCTCTCCAAAACGACACGCGAGAACTCTTTAACCTGCTTCAATTCTGTGATCCTAGCATCAAAGCAGAAGACATGGAGGCTGAGTACGGAGTGCTATCGAAAGATAATATCCCTCAGTTGCATGAAATGATCCGACCTTTCTTTTTGCGTCGGACCAAAGCACAAGTCTTGAACTTCCTTCCTCCCATTGCCAACATCATTGTTCCTGTGTCGATGTCCGTTGTGCAAAAGAAGCTTTACAAGTCAATTCTAGCGAAGAACCCTCAATTGATTGAGACTATCTTCCAACGGAAAGACGACCAGACAGGCGTGAAGCAGGTGGAGCGCAAGAATTTGAACAATATCCTCTTGCAGTTGCGGAAATGTCTTTGCCATCCGTTCCTGTACAGCAAGGCCATCGAAGAGCGCACTCCTGATGTTACTGAGTCCCATCGGCACTTAATCGAGGCAGCTGGGAAGCTTCAGTTACTTCAACTGATGTTACCCAAGCTGCAGCAGCGCGGACACCGGGTGTTGATTTTCAGTCAGTTCCTTGAGCATCTCGATATCATAGAAGATTTCCTCGATGGATCGAGCATGTTATACCGTCGTCTCGATGGACGGATGCCGGCAATGGAGAAGCAAAAACGGATTGATGAGTACAACGCGGAAGGGTCACCGTACTTTGCTTTCCTCTTGTCGACTAGATCCGGAGGTGTTGGTATTAACTTGGCCACTGCGGATACCGTGATTATCATGGATCCGGACTTCAATCCTCACCAGGATATGCAGGCATCATCGCGCGCTCACCGGATTGGGCAGAAGAACAAGGTGCTTGTGTTCCAGTTGATGACGCGTGGTAGTGCGGAAGAGAAGATCATGCAGATCGGTAAAAAGAAAATGGTCTTGGATCATGTGCTGATCGACCGGATGAttgccgaagaagacgatggCCGCGATCTAGAATCTATTCTACGACACGGCGCTCAGGCGCTTtttgatgacgatgattcTGGCGACATCCACTATGACTCAGAATCAGTCGACAAGCTCCTCGATCGCAGTCAAGCCGAACAGACCAAGTCGCCTGACGCGAACAGCACCGAGGATCCGTTCAGTTTCGCACGCGTATGGGCCAATGACAACCAGAACCTTGATGGGCAGCTAGGCGACGGGGTGGATGAGGGACCGATCAACTCGAGCGTCTGGGAGAATATTCTGAAGGAGCGGGAGCAGGCGgcagaggaagaggccaAAAGGAAAGCAGAGAACTTCGGTCGTGGGAAGCGCAAGCGGACGGCAGTTGACTATAGCCATGCCGCAGGGATCTCACCAGCCAAGCCTCGCCGGCAAGATGACGATAGTGATGTCGAATTCCAAGCGGGAAATCTTGACGCGCCGGAGTCTGATTCGGATTCGGACCCAGGGATGTTGTCGGATGATCTGAAGCCGGCTACGAAGAGAACCAAGG TGGCACCGTTTGAACGTGTCGACCTTCCAGATCCCGAACCCCCGTCAGCCCCAGCCCCCGTAAGAGAAAATATCCTCGTCTGTTACGCTTGCAACCGAACCCACCCCCCAGGTCAGTGCCGTTTGAAATCGGCCGGGGTTGAGCATTGCCCCCTTTGTGGACTTGCACACTACGGAGTTAAACGGACCTGTCCGCATCTCCAGTCCGAGGTACAACTTTCGCGCATGCTCGAGGCACTGAAGAATTCCATAGAAGATCGTGAGATTCGAAACCTGGCACGAAGCTACGTGAGTGGTATCAAGGGAGATCTGGCCCGTCGGCGGAGGAGCCTGAATCCGAACCCGAACCCGACCCCGACCTCGGGAGGTAAACCTGCTCTCGGTGTTCTCAATGGCCAGAAAAGGAATAGCACTCATGGAACGGCAGCTCCATCTCCGGTCCCTGGTGGACCTGGACCTGCTCCTGAACCTGGTGTCAGTCCTGGCATCGGTCCGGGGCCGCCGCCCGCGACCAATCTGACTGGTGACAATGGAACTAATAATACAGCTATGGGATCTGGACCCAACGGCCCTTCATGGCGAAGTACTTTTAAGACTTGGTTGAATGGACAAAGGTAA
- a CDS encoding TrmH family RNA methyltransferase (COG:A;~EggNog:ENOG410PP14;~InterPro:IPR029028,IPR029026,IPR029064,IPR001537, IPR013123;~PFAM:PF08032,PF00588;~go_function: GO:0003723 - RNA binding [Evidence IEA];~go_function: GO:0008168 - methyltransferase activity [Evidence IEA];~go_function: GO:0008173 - RNA methyltransferase activity [Evidence IEA];~go_process: GO:0006396 - RNA processing [Evidence IEA]): MSIHASLGSLRVCIWPSNVSSAQLTTVRHASLNSAIGRGIRKSRGLDNSPPSRNPTNDNNSRNGQKGSWSRNHTDYDDRRDTRSDVDEFVRSGNFRERVGERQHPSWMKRGRMDKDETLKKLSRAKKREPRHKWSEKMPERVKDHVFVPKSIPYTTPASEFIYGTNAVESTLRCSRRKIYKLYIYQNKGEELGPAKLMLRKLALVKNIPVKLAFAEWDRLLDKMSSGRPHNGCVLEVSPLPRLPVQSLAPVPSPEEDFFRVELGSQSREEALINGTSNRIEIHQPVQQEHRRYPVTLLLDGIVDQGNLGAIIRSAYYLGIDAIVFAGRNSAPLSDVTIKASAGASENMTLLEVSNERAFIQQSKTNGWRFYAADVPGPGSTLEGQHDANPTSGGSRLTQGPSVIMMGSESSGLSRHFMSHANAIVSIPGSRFVGDSSVESDPARVDSLNVSVAAALLMEKFLRTPLAVTEIPQEG; the protein is encoded by the coding sequence ATGTCCATACACGCCTCTCTTGGTTCTCTTAGAGTGTGTATCTGGCCATCGAACGTTTCTTCTGCCCAGTTGACCACTGTCCGACATGCCTCTCTCAATTCCGCCATCGGCCGTGGCATTCGCAAATCCCGCGGGCTAGACAATTCTCCTCCGTCACGAAACCCTACAAACGACAATAATTCTCGCAATGGGCAAAAAGGCTCATGGTCACGAAACCACACAGACTATGATGACCGCAGGGATACACGGTCCGATGTGGACGAATTTGTCCGGTCAGGTAACTTCCGCGAAAGAGTCGGCGAACGGCAACATCCGAGCTGGATGAAGCGTGGAAGAATGGACAAGGACGAAACCCTAAAGAAGCTCAGCAGAGCCAAGAAGCGGGAACCGAGACACAAATGGTCAGAGAAAATGCCGGAACGGGTAAAGGATCACGTTTTTGTACCCAAATCGATACCCTATACCACACCTGCGTCGGAGTTCATTTACGGGACCAACGCTGTCGAATCGACGCTGCGCTGCAGCCGGCGGAAAATCTACAAGCTGTATATCTACCAAAACAAGGGAGAGGAATTGGGGCCAGCGAAGCTTATGCTACGCAAACTCGCTTTAGTGAAAAACATCCCAGTGAAGCTGGCGTTTGCAGAATGGGACCGTCTGCTTGACAAGATGAGCTCCGGACGACCCCATAACGGCTGTGTTCTCGAGGTGTCGCCTTTACCAAGATTACCCGTGCAGAGCCTCGCGCCCGTTCCGTCTCCAGAAGAAGATTTTTTCCGCGTGGAACTAGGTTCCCAATCGCGGGAGGAGGCATTAATCAATGGTACAAGTAACCGTATCGAGATCCATCAACCGGTCCAACAAGAGCACCGACGGTATCCTGTCACCTTGCTCCTAGACGGAATCGTTGACCAAGGGAACCTCGGCGCAATCATCCGTTCTGCATATTACCTGGGCATCGACGCGATCGTTTTCGCTGGCCGAAACTCAGCACCTTTGTCCGACGTGACGATCAAGGCTTCTGCTGGAGCTTCAGAAAACATGACTCTCCTCGAAGTCAGCAACGAGAGAGCATTCATTCAGCAGTCCAAGACAAATGGGTGGCGTTTCTATGCGGCAGATGTCCCCGGTCCTGGTTCTACGCTTGAGGGCCAACACGATGCAAACCCTACCAGTGGTGGCAGTCGTTTGACTCAAGGACCTAGTGTTATCATGATGGGGAGTGAGAGCAGCGGATTGAGCCGTCATTTCATGTCCCATGCAAATGCTATCGTGAGCATCCCGGGATCACGATTTGTAGGTGATTCGAGCGTTGAGTCTGATCCCGCTCGGGTTGACAGTCTCAACGTCAGCGTCGCTGCGGCGCTATTGATGGAGAAGTTCCTACGGACCCCACTTGCAGTGACTGAAATACCGCAGGAAGGCTGA
- a CDS encoding uncharacterized protein (COG:S;~EggNog:ENOG410PTIC;~InterPro:IPR000571;~go_function: GO:0046872 - metal ion binding [Evidence IEA]): MTSPLRPQFFCTRPNGTVTPLIAVDELPSHISIRGVSRALSPNDTQGMTSLGTVNARNQTYVVDGVPTAPMRATAGNSAAAVAGDAGARSRDYELQTSLVRILSDESIPANQRLALHASIQQALAPQWPVGAAGNSSTQTAAAGNWLVPAGGSGGRAGGPKQGPNFNAKKEYCSYWIRHGECDYQQQGCLYKHEMPTDPFMLEKLGLRDIPRWYREKYGVPSILPGGANARASTNNSHNWREDAADSSTVKAIQYPVRLRYNGTTTPSSSDTEKASKQKATSYAPTVQSNGNGAAMFPGNPRASYPAMNPPRAPSSQRHGSRNAASQSIGVPGTRKIDLLSFDPLPDYPSLDSLHGGVAGVTYPASGPGNNANNTNTKTPDEAHREGMVRNLQSLMPNSPDYLPTPLGPNSTQQRSKRTQKGRRLYQPRSQIVVPGDSQEIRDQASFKNAQHGNTTYSSAASVASKGTNGSQVTSPMGILGSSDPPTRVASPSTHSPTSLSSQSSPQAFYNKNKDGVMPGAIGSKRGYNRKKSANTNSSEEDLFDFGVESGNGKGHGK, translated from the exons ATGACATCTCCTCTCCGCCCTCAGTTTTTCTGTACGCGTCCTAACGGCACCGTGACCCCCCTGATCGCCGTGGATGAGCTACCCTCGCACATCTCCATCCGCGGCGTCTCACGAGCCCTGTCCCCCAATGACACACAGGGCATGACCAGTCTGGGAACCGTCAACGCACGAAACCAGACCTACGTTGTTGACGGTGTCCCGACTGCTCCCATGCGAGCTACGGCTGGAAATTCCGCTGCGGCTGTTGCtggtgatgctggtgctcGTTCTCGAGACTATGAGTTGCAGACTTCGCTTGTGCGGATTCTTTCCGATGAGAGTATTCCTGCAAACCAGCGCTTAGCGTTGCATGCTTCAATTCAGCAGGCTTTGGCTCCGCAGTGGCCGGTTGGGGCTGCAGGGAATTCGTCGACTCAGACTGCGGCTGCGGGTAATTGGTTGGTTCCTgctggtggtagtggtgggAGAGCGGGAGGCCCTAAGCAG GGTCCCAATTTTAATGCCAAAAAAGAATACTGCTCTTATTGGATCCGCCATGGAGAATGTGATTATCAGCAGCAGG GCTGCCTCTACAAGCATGAAATGCCTACCGACCCTTTTATGCTGGAAAAACTCGGTCTTCGTGACATCCCCCGTTGGTACCGTGAGAAATACGGCGTTCCCAGTATACTTCCTGGGGGGGCCAACGCTCGTGCCAGTACCAATAACAGCCATAACTGGAGAGAGGATGCTGCAGACAGTAGCACGGTCAAGGCTATCCAGTATCCGGTTCGTCTGCGCTACAACGGAACCACTACTCCTTCTTCGTCAGATACAGAGAAAGCTTCAAAGCAGAAAGCGACCAGCTACGCTCCCACTGTTCAGAGCAATGGAAACGGGGCGGCCATGTTTCCTGGAAATCCCCGTGCCAGCTATCCTGCTATGAATCCGCCCAGGGCACCTAGCTCTCAGAGGCATGGATCAAGAAATGCAGCCAGTCAGAGCATTGGTGTGCCCGGTACCAGGAAGATTGATCTTCTGTCTTTCGATCCTCTTCCAGACTATCCGTCTCTTGATTCCTTACATGGAGGCGTGGCTGGAGTGACGTATCCTGCTTCGGGCCCTGGCAACAACGCCAACAATACCAATACCAAAACACCCGACGAGGCTCACCGCGAAGGAATGGTTCGCAATCTCCAATCCCTCATGCCAAACTCCCCGGACTATCTCCCCACCCCCCTCGGTCCGAACTCGACCCAGCAACGCTCCAAGAGAACGCAAAAGGGTCGTCGTCTGTATCAACCCCGTTCCCAGATCGTCGTCCCCGGTGACAGTCAGGAAATACGTGACCAAGCTTCCTTCAAAAACGCACAGCACGGTAACACTACATATTCCAGCGCCGCTTCCGTGGCTTCTAAAGGAACGAACGGATCTCAGGTCACGAGCCCTATGGGCATCTTGGGCAGCTCTGACCCTCCCACTCGTGTGGCCTCCCCATCTACTCATTCGCCGACCTCGTTGTCTTCGCAGTCGAGTCCTCAAGCGTTCTATAACAAGAACAAGGACGGGGTCATGCCAGGCGCTATTGGGAGCAAGAGGGGCTACAACCGGAAGAAGTCTGCGAACACAAACTCTTCTGAAGAAGATTTGTTTGATTTCGGTGTTGAGTCTGGTAATGGGAAAGGTCATGGGAAATAG